One Pirellulales bacterium genomic region harbors:
- a CDS encoding restriction endonuclease — MPIFPSFHTFFVPVVHALRARGGSATIEEMEEAVASATNLSEAQRSQLHGDGPRTEFSYRLAWARTYLKKGGALDNSEKGVWHLTSKGDQMSDDEIRSIKAKVRQQNREARAAAASASADEEDEEEEIEDSAQSWKELLLETLLSMTPSGFERLCQRILRESGFIKVEVTGRSGDGGIDGTGVLRVNLLSFHVLFQSKRYRDSVGAGVVRDFRGAMVGRADKGLVITTGTFTADARKEATRDGAPAIDLVDGDALCDLLKSLKIGVKVETVESVTVDPTALLAV, encoded by the coding sequence ATGCCAATATTTCCGTCTTTTCATACGTTTTTTGTTCCGGTTGTTCACGCGCTCAGGGCTAGAGGCGGATCGGCCACGATCGAAGAAATGGAAGAAGCCGTTGCGTCGGCGACAAATCTCTCCGAAGCACAACGATCTCAATTGCACGGGGATGGTCCCCGGACAGAATTTAGCTACCGTCTCGCTTGGGCGCGTACTTATTTGAAAAAGGGCGGCGCGCTCGACAATTCAGAAAAAGGAGTTTGGCATCTGACGTCTAAAGGCGATCAGATGTCAGACGACGAAATTCGCTCAATCAAAGCAAAAGTCCGACAACAAAATCGAGAGGCACGAGCTGCTGCAGCATCGGCTTCGGCGGATGAGGAGGACGAGGAAGAGGAAATCGAAGATTCAGCGCAATCTTGGAAAGAGCTTTTACTTGAAACACTGCTGTCCATGACGCCGAGCGGCTTCGAACGGTTATGTCAACGAATTCTTCGAGAATCCGGTTTCATAAAAGTTGAAGTGACTGGAAGAAGTGGAGATGGCGGCATCGACGGCACCGGAGTCTTACGCGTAAATCTCTTGTCATTTCATGTCTTGTTTCAATCCAAACGATATAGAGACTCTGTTGGAGCAGGCGTGGTTCGCGATTTCCGCGGCGCAATGGTCGGGCGTGCTGATAAAGGCTTGGTCATAACTACTGGTACTTTCACAGCGGACGCGCGCAAAGAAGCGACCAGAGACGGAGCGCCAGCCATCGATTTAGTCGACGGCGACGCACTCTGTGATTTATTAAAATCTTTGAAAATAGGCGTCAAAGTAGAGACTGTAGAGTCTGTAACTGTCGATCCAACGGCGCTACTAGCCGTTTAA